In the Paenibacillus sp. FSL H7-0357 genome, one interval contains:
- a CDS encoding YjcZ family sporulation protein, producing MGADCGYGGNVGGVHNCPVSPFTSTGAILVLYILLVIILSACFI from the coding sequence ATGGGTGCAGATTGCGGATACGGTGGTAATGTTGGTGGCGTTCATAATTGTCCGGTAAGTCCTTTTACATCAACAGGTGCAATTCTTGTTCTTTATATCCTGTTGGTCATTATTTTGAGTGCCTGTTTCATCTAA